A single region of the Legionella oakridgensis ATCC 33761 = DSM 21215 genome encodes:
- a CDS encoding glycosyltransferase family 88 protein, translating to MHLVYDSTLLNAQALAELDEFCRENNITPVDASAESFKKQLRTADERSLYQFYQDEIYHLKEGGNLGVASDILRWLPPCYRLGTYTDLDVPLDTATLPDSISVNAPLLLNIGTLRLGKKETLITLNEYIAVVDEEAARPYIEQVHAGLVQKLTRYHSDYIEKTEESFNKDGFLSKVLLGYMKNRAESAYIQKSTEVFPHEPGISSRKLRAYINEVMTDKEKYLDFHKTSAEESHESVIKRLRQDLRSQLGIIKWLFFTKEYNEIKKVLSQNDDQFTASLMKKERSLYLKSIVICTTGPIEVANSLYDGYILSSDEVNSMVRPFTFSHYGLHHAFLSRNVIPLHENIFGMLRYLGADVGELNDSSWLEEGMTLQKSRQEKLLDHRKDLAEQLPSSLAVIKQDIEAHIKQLQQDSQGFLVFSDALEEKQK from the coding sequence ATTCACTTAGTATACGATTCAACCCTATTAAATGCTCAAGCACTGGCTGAATTGGATGAGTTTTGTAGAGAAAATAATATCACGCCTGTAGATGCCAGCGCTGAATCATTCAAAAAGCAACTTCGAACAGCTGATGAACGCAGCTTATATCAGTTTTATCAAGACGAAATTTACCATTTAAAAGAAGGCGGCAATTTAGGCGTTGCCAGCGACATTCTACGATGGTTACCGCCTTGTTATCGTCTAGGCACATACACAGACTTAGATGTTCCTCTGGATACAGCCACACTTCCAGACTCCATTTCTGTTAATGCGCCTTTATTATTAAATATTGGGACTTTAAGACTTGGAAAAAAAGAAACGCTGATTACCCTTAACGAATACATTGCCGTCGTTGATGAAGAAGCGGCCAGACCCTATATAGAACAAGTACATGCTGGACTTGTACAAAAATTAACAAGATATCATTCTGATTATATTGAGAAAACAGAAGAATCTTTTAATAAAGACGGCTTTCTCAGTAAAGTGTTGCTTGGCTATATGAAAAATCGCGCGGAATCAGCCTACATTCAAAAATCAACCGAAGTATTTCCGCACGAACCTGGAATTTCTTCAAGAAAACTTCGAGCTTATATTAATGAAGTAATGACCGATAAAGAGAAATATTTAGATTTTCATAAAACCTCCGCTGAAGAATCTCATGAATCAGTCATTAAACGCTTAAGACAGGATCTTAGAAGTCAACTTGGTATCATCAAATGGTTATTCTTTACGAAAGAATATAACGAAATAAAGAAAGTATTATCACAAAATGACGACCAATTTACCGCTTCTTTAATGAAAAAAGAACGCTCGCTTTATTTAAAATCCATCGTCATTTGTACGACCGGCCCCATTGAAGTGGCAAATAGCTTATATGACGGCTATATCCTAAGCTCAGATGAAGTCAATAGCATGGTTCGCCCATTCACATTTAGCCATTATGGCCTTCATCATGCGTTTTTATCCAGAAATGTTATTCCTTTGCATGAAAACATTTTTGGAATGCTGAGATATCTTGGAGCTGATGTTGGTGAATTAAATGACTCTTCCTGGTTGGAAGAAGGCATGACTTTACAAAAAAGTCGGCAAGAAAAGCTTCTAGATCACCGGAAGGATCTAGCTGAACAACTACCTTCTTCTTTAGCAGTGATAAAGCAAGACATCGAAGCGCACATCAAACAACTTCAGCAAGATTCGCAAGGCTTTTTAGTTTTTTCGGACGCGCTAGAAGAGAAGCAAAAATAA
- a CDS encoding biotin/lipoyl-binding protein, with protein MERTFLFNQATRIRSFCKNMRPRALNFFKSHLNLPVIIVLTVLILGLFHLFSYLIPFTDNAFVVTNVTPVAADVSGFITKIYVKNGQAVKKNDPIFTVYRVPYQLAYQEAQANYQEGLKKSLSLKNRSIKPEH; from the coding sequence GTGGAAAGAACTTTTTTATTCAATCAGGCAACAAGAATACGCTCTTTTTGCAAAAATATGCGCCCTCGCGCATTAAATTTTTTCAAAAGCCATCTTAACCTGCCAGTCATTATTGTGTTGACTGTTCTCATTCTGGGTTTGTTTCATTTATTTTCTTATTTAATTCCTTTTACAGACAATGCGTTCGTAGTAACCAATGTCACACCCGTTGCAGCTGACGTCTCAGGCTTTATTACCAAGATTTATGTAAAAAATGGACAAGCAGTCAAAAAAAATGACCCTATTTTTACAGTTTATCGAGTTCCTTATCAATTGGCATACCAAGAAGCACAGGCCAATTATCAAGAAGGCTTGAAAAAATCATTGTCTTTGAAAAACAGATCGATAAAACCAGAGCATTAA
- a CDS encoding FUSC family protein produces MPQRFLKEPLDYRAVRGIQISVVFTFTIFVQEFLRYPRAGWTGFAVMMIYAGFDNGTTLSRAYQRFLGVLLGLLSGYFLWFLGHIDYRTLIILIPMTVYLAYFLVGRAYSIPTVFTVNTSIIGTGYFNPSSSSFSITSFLIDYLICTLIAFTIILVFEYFEFRRYHMMHRFIQDTQTEVVARLNKLTNLLNKKKLGAANGLKTVLS; encoded by the coding sequence ATGCCACAACGCTTCCTAAAAGAACCGCTAGATTACCGTGCAGTTCGGGGCATACAAATTAGTGTGGTATTCACTTTTACCATATTTGTGCAAGAATTCTTGCGTTATCCTCGTGCCGGATGGACAGGTTTTGCTGTCATGATGATTTATGCGGGATTTGATAATGGTACAACGTTATCCCGTGCTTACCAGCGTTTTTTAGGCGTCCTTCTTGGTTTGCTAAGCGGTTACTTTCTTTGGTTTCTGGGACACATTGACTATCGAACCTTAATCATCCTTATTCCAATGACTGTTTACCTGGCCTATTTCCTGGTAGGCCGAGCCTACAGCATTCCCACCGTATTTACCGTGAACACTTCCATCATTGGAACCGGATATTTTAACCCCTCCTCCTCTTCTTTCTCCATCACCTCTTTTTTGATTGATTATCTTATCTGTACGCTGATTGCATTTACCATTATTCTAGTATTCGAATATTTCGAGTTTCGCCGATATCATATGATGCACCGCTTCATTCAAGATACACAAACCGAGGTAGTCGCCCGTCTCAATAAATTAACTAATTTATTGAATAAGAAAAAATTAGGCGCAGCGAATGGTTTGAAGACTGTGTTAAGTTAA
- a CDS encoding DUF5617 domain-containing protein — MAVSEQKKVLSLPILGAGIYGWDPKLAARIIEEAVKTVKTSLTEQSQMPEVTVHDLNNMSELTSDNIPSITLDELGVVDKHALLAEVCHSIKQQYQANPYWQGMQVLLPTVHDTEQEPAISFSPTVIETSQYRPKAWDKLLTSEQSELNALKEQCAKLLADYASGVGNFFKLHWNRHHTGPAKELLHAIREQKDIAGIANLLAREYRHQAEKPDFNPVGSYARRLKTLLCEANKSLDEKICLNPQRGTSVTSDPSETDRKDDSAVLRL, encoded by the coding sequence GTGGCAGTCAGTGAGCAGAAAAAAGTATTATCTTTGCCTATATTGGGTGCTGGGATTTATGGGTGGGACCCTAAATTAGCGGCCAGGATTATCGAAGAGGCTGTTAAGACCGTTAAGACTTCCTTGACAGAGCAGAGTCAAATGCCAGAAGTTACGGTGCATGACCTTAATAATATGTCGGAATTAACGAGCGATAATATTCCAAGTATAACGCTGGATGAGTTAGGCGTTGTTGATAAACATGCTCTTTTAGCAGAGGTCTGTCATAGTATTAAACAGCAATATCAAGCCAATCCCTATTGGCAAGGCATGCAAGTTTTATTACCAACCGTTCATGATACAGAACAAGAACCTGCTATCAGCTTCTCACCTACCGTTATAGAAACCAGTCAATATCGTCCTAAAGCTTGGGACAAACTTTTAACAAGCGAACAATCTGAGCTTAATGCTCTCAAGGAACAGTGTGCAAAATTATTAGCTGATTATGCAAGTGGCGTTGGTAATTTTTTTAAATTGCATTGGAATCGGCATCATACTGGTCCTGCAAAAGAGCTTTTGCACGCCATTAGAGAGCAAAAGGATATTGCTGGCATTGCTAACTTATTAGCACGTGAGTACCGCCATCAAGCTGAAAAGCCAGATTTTAATCCAGTAGGGTCTTATGCCAGACGTCTAAAAACTTTACTTTGTGAAGCCAATAAAAGTCTGGATGAGAAAATCTGTCTTAATCCTCAAAGGGGAACCAGCGTTACATCAGATCCTTCTGAAACTGATCGTAAAGATGATAGTGCTGTTTTACGTCTGTAA
- a CDS encoding TolC family protein yields the protein MRHLINILCILLTTGCAYYSPYQKPNVPVTNQWTVLDRNLNQINENNLPYLAWWQGYHDSTLNQLIAAAIQNNNTLNMSKGHIEAAEGELKKVRLQWIPDVDSMVGYSKNPATGFPGSVAAFIPNYTLNLFGQIKEQKKAKYALAAVKAEDDAIKLTIISQMAVSYFTYQAEIERKQLLQILAQDLTHLATIATNVYHGGLTSDIDPQALYSQVNQIHGEQEVIERNIVVSRNAIRYLMNQNPGEIHARKKFTELNNKQLIPGALPLTVLENRPDMQMATNRLHASNEGIGLAASKLLPSIDLDIVSGVKAGDNRYNFPTENVFFNDQLLKTPLLKLSVLGDIAKARGLDKVSFFNYIDTLQKALRDATNALAANERLTNKFNQTQLAQKHLAKAYHLNHCLYQRGIQSYVDTLKSKIALDKINIDLNQDKLQQLITVVNLYQELAGGYKAEQPSSAA from the coding sequence ATGAGGCACCTCATTAATATACTCTGCATTCTGCTTACGACAGGATGTGCTTATTACAGCCCTTATCAAAAACCCAATGTGCCAGTAACCAATCAATGGACGGTGCTGGATCGAAATCTTAATCAAATCAATGAAAACAATTTGCCTTATCTGGCCTGGTGGCAAGGATATCATGATTCAACCTTAAACCAATTAATTGCTGCAGCCATTCAAAACAACAATACGCTGAATATGTCGAAAGGTCACATCGAAGCAGCGGAGGGAGAATTGAAAAAAGTCCGCTTGCAATGGATCCCGGATGTTGATTCCATGGTTGGTTATTCTAAAAACCCTGCAACAGGGTTTCCAGGTAGCGTCGCCGCCTTTATTCCAAATTACACCTTGAATTTATTCGGACAAATTAAAGAGCAGAAAAAAGCCAAATATGCCTTGGCTGCGGTCAAAGCGGAAGATGATGCAATTAAGCTTACGATTATATCGCAAATGGCGGTAAGTTATTTCACCTATCAGGCTGAAATAGAGCGCAAACAGCTCTTGCAAATTTTAGCCCAAGATTTGACCCATCTAGCAACCATTGCCACCAACGTCTATCACGGAGGACTGACGTCAGATATTGATCCGCAAGCCCTATACAGTCAAGTCAATCAAATTCATGGGGAGCAAGAAGTTATTGAGCGTAACATTGTGGTAAGTCGCAACGCCATTCGCTATTTAATGAATCAAAATCCAGGAGAAATTCACGCCAGGAAAAAATTTACGGAATTAAATAACAAACAATTGATTCCAGGCGCCTTGCCATTAACCGTCCTGGAAAATAGACCCGATATGCAAATGGCTACCAACCGTTTGCATGCCTCCAATGAAGGCATTGGATTAGCCGCAAGCAAACTATTACCCTCCATTGATCTCGACATTGTTTCAGGCGTAAAAGCCGGCGATAACCGTTATAATTTCCCAACAGAGAATGTATTTTTTAATGATCAGTTATTAAAAACACCTCTGTTGAAATTATCCGTTCTTGGTGACATTGCCAAAGCTCGTGGTTTGGATAAAGTCTCTTTTTTCAACTACATAGACACGCTGCAAAAAGCGTTGCGTGATGCCACCAATGCTCTGGCAGCAAATGAACGATTAACTAATAAATTTAACCAAACCCAATTAGCGCAAAAGCACCTAGCCAAAGCCTACCATTTGAATCATTGTTTATATCAACGAGGAATTCAGAGCTACGTGGATACTTTAAAAAGTAAAATCGCTTTGGATAAGATCAACATTGATTTGAATCAAGATAAACTCCAACAGCTAATCACCGTGGTTAATTTATACCAAGAGCTTGCCGGAGGATACAAAGCGGAGCAACCATCATCCGCCGCTTGA
- a CDS encoding HlyD family secretion protein, with protein sequence MSNRLASLQQEIEVLKAKIEQQHHTVASLQAKMHNAKVNLDLTIVRAPGDGVIDNMYLSPNTPIKIHQPVFSFIDTSNFYIQANFNETDLRRVRAGDKAYIILRMYYFDKIFHGVVVNTLWAAERQVTAEKSQMQRVSNENEWLLLPQRFPVQIKILDPDPNYPLNPGASAYVYISTQK encoded by the coding sequence TTGAGTAATCGTTTGGCCTCCTTGCAACAAGAGATTGAAGTATTAAAAGCCAAAATTGAACAGCAACATCATACCGTCGCCAGCCTGCAAGCAAAAATGCATAATGCCAAGGTAAACCTGGATTTAACCATTGTGCGAGCTCCCGGGGATGGAGTCATCGATAATATGTATTTATCCCCTAATACGCCCATTAAAATCCATCAACCGGTATTTTCATTCATTGATACTTCAAATTTCTACATTCAAGCCAATTTTAATGAGACTGACTTACGTAGAGTGAGGGCAGGTGATAAAGCTTATATTATTTTGCGAATGTATTATTTTGACAAAATATTCCATGGCGTTGTGGTTAATACTTTATGGGCCGCAGAACGGCAAGTAACGGCAGAAAAATCCCAGATGCAACGCGTTTCCAATGAAAACGAGTGGTTATTGCTACCTCAACGGTTCCCTGTACAAATCAAGATATTAGACCCAGATCCCAATTACCCGCTTAATCCCGGGGCGAGTGCCTATGTTTATATCTCAACTCAAAAGTAA
- a CDS encoding O-antigen ligase family protein, producing MVALSISRWQEKGWASFFLVAMLFAIPLSPSLKSIFLVLSVLGVLVTFTHKQDFAFVFSQAWCKAAILLFLVTIAACLWGEADSHTRFVLIEKYSKLLYLPIFAVGFCNRKIRMMGIYAYLSAMVLTCVISVLKSKGYLNFHSEDPGHVFHNHIVTGFMMAFAAYLAGWLAGREQGGRRVLFLLLTLLFSYDVLFINTGRMSYVIYFILMLGLLMHYLPVKYLIGGVVGFCVLFGVFVNQSKVIHQGTYSILDELHQYQQGNKDSSVGYRLRFHQYAKSLFLSSPLIGQGTGGFSHGFKKDDPVPSWSNKNLLDPHSQYWLIAVEFGLLGIAALFYFFANLLFAAFRLQEMKPVMLGLLSAFMVGNLSDSLLLYSVVGYLFIVFSGLCLSESVAKQHEK from the coding sequence ATGGTAGCACTTTCTATAAGTAGGTGGCAGGAGAAAGGCTGGGCGTCATTTTTCTTAGTGGCCATGCTTTTTGCCATTCCACTTAGTCCCTCATTGAAAAGTATTTTTTTAGTGTTATCCGTGCTGGGTGTTTTGGTGACCTTTACTCATAAGCAAGATTTTGCATTTGTTTTTTCTCAAGCATGGTGTAAAGCGGCGATCCTATTATTTTTGGTGACTATCGCTGCCTGTTTATGGGGGGAGGCTGATTCTCACACTCGTTTTGTGTTAATTGAGAAATACAGTAAATTGCTTTATTTACCTATTTTTGCCGTTGGGTTTTGTAATCGAAAAATTCGTATGATGGGGATATATGCGTACTTATCGGCTATGGTACTTACCTGTGTTATATCGGTTCTTAAAAGTAAAGGTTATTTGAATTTTCATTCCGAGGACCCTGGTCATGTGTTTCATAATCATATTGTGACCGGTTTCATGATGGCATTTGCTGCTTATTTAGCTGGATGGTTGGCAGGGCGTGAACAAGGAGGCAGACGCGTTTTATTTTTGCTGCTGACTTTGCTCTTTAGTTATGATGTATTGTTTATTAATACTGGGCGTATGAGCTATGTGATTTATTTTATTTTGATGCTTGGTTTATTGATGCACTATTTACCTGTCAAATACCTGATTGGCGGTGTGGTAGGATTTTGCGTTTTGTTTGGAGTTTTTGTCAATCAAAGCAAGGTCATACACCAAGGGACTTATAGCATCCTGGATGAACTGCACCAATATCAGCAAGGGAATAAAGATTCTTCTGTGGGTTATCGTTTGCGATTTCATCAATATGCGAAATCATTATTTTTATCCAGTCCTTTAATTGGTCAAGGTACTGGCGGTTTCTCCCATGGTTTTAAGAAGGATGATCCGGTTCCGTCCTGGTCCAATAAAAATTTACTCGACCCTCACAGTCAATATTGGTTAATAGCGGTCGAATTTGGTCTATTGGGTATTGCAGCGTTATTTTACTTTTTTGCAAATCTGTTGTTTGCCGCTTTTCGTTTGCAGGAGATGAAACCGGTCATGCTAGGTTTATTATCTGCATTCATGGTGGGTAATTTATCTGATTCACTGTTGCTTTATTCGGTCGTTGGCTACCTATTTATCGTATTTAGCGGGCTTTGCTTGAGTGAGTCTGTTGCAAAACAACATGAAAAATAA